From one Callithrix jacchus isolate 240 chromosome 2, calJac240_pri, whole genome shotgun sequence genomic stretch:
- the LOC128931346 gene encoding uncharacterized protein LOC128931346 isoform X2 codes for MSQPLNQLALQLSLWEKPAVMCQDTQAACGKLHMERNRGLQSTNQCQQPCSQVLLLLLRVRGHRDSENWCSEEQRRS; via the exons atgtctcagcctctcaaccagctggcattacag CTCTCACTTTGGGAGAAGCCAGCTGTCATGTGTCAGGACACTCAGGCAGCCTGTGGAAAGTTGCACATGGAGAGGAACAGAGGGCTCCAGTCAACCAACCAATGCCAACAACCAT GTTCCCAggtgctgctgttgctgctgagGGTCAGAGGACACAGAGACTCTGAGAACTGGTGCTCTGAAGAACAACGG
- the LOC128931346 gene encoding uncharacterized protein LOC128931346 isoform X3, with protein MSQPLNQLALQLSLWEKPAVMCQDTQAACGKLHMERNRGLQSTNQCQQPCSQVLLLLLRVRGHRDSENWCSEEQR; from the exons atgtctcagcctctcaaccagctggcattacag CTCTCACTTTGGGAGAAGCCAGCTGTCATGTGTCAGGACACTCAGGCAGCCTGTGGAAAGTTGCACATGGAGAGGAACAGAGGGCTCCAGTCAACCAACCAATGCCAACAACCAT GTTCCCAggtgctgctgttgctgctgagGGTCAGAGGACACAGAGACTCTGAGAACTGGTGCTCTGAAGAACAACGG